The window ATAAATCAAATACTAAATGTGAGACAATGACTAGTGGAATACTTCTCCTCCAGGCATAAAGCCAGCCCCAGAGTAATCCTGCAGTGAGTGCTGCAAACGGCAGCATAAATTGCCCAGAATAAAGATGGACTGATGAATACATAATGGCGGAAACTATAATGCTTCCTCCGGTACTGAGATAGTTAACTAGGCGTTTCTGCACAAATCCTCGCCAAAATATTTCTTCTCCTGGCACTACGATTAAAATCAATGCCAGGTATTGCCAAAACATATGTGGGCCAAACCGTTTATAAAGGGCAGAGATTTGATTTGAAACTGGAATATGTATTAGTTCAATGAACTGGTTTCCTATCCAGAATAGACCAAAGAGAAGGGCTCCAGAAACTATACCAGTGAAGAGGTATTTAAATACGGATAATTTATCATCTAATTTATCTTTAGCAACAACAAAACAAATTAGTAACAACATAGTGGCAGTGAAAAAATACCAGAAAACCACTTTGTTGTGAAAAGTAAAAAACATAAGTAAATGCGCCAAAAGAAACCCACTTATGAATCGAAAATCGAAAGCGCATTTTCTCATCTTAAGAAACCCCTTCCTGAGACCTTATTTTCTATTTTAACAAACTAATAATAAAATATGTATGTGTAAAGAGTAAAGACAAAAATTTGCGGATTGTTTGCTGAACGTTTAATAAGCTTAGAATTTACTACAAAAAAAACACCATATAAAAAGCAATGTAACTGCTTTTTATATGGCGGACTCTTTAATGATTTTATAGTTTTTATGATTGACGACAGTTCTCTGATCAAGTTCAAGGTCTAGATAATTGTCCATATAAGTTAAATCAACAATTACTGAGTTTTCATTCACTTTTTCAACGATTCCTTGTAAGCCTTCTCTAAACTCGATAACGTTTCCAACTTGTGCTCTTTTCAAATACCCTCTCTCCCTTGTCATTAATATTTTTATAAGTAACAGTTTGCACTACTTTACCAGATTCGTAAATCATTTTCAGCGATTTTATCCGTTATTTTTAGTTGTTTTTTTTAATTCGACAATATTCCTTTACCTTTCTCTGAATTTCTACATGATTCGCATGAATACTGGCTTTTTCATTACAACCCAAACTAAAAGTAGAATAGACAGAGGACCTTAAATTTAGGTACAATTATCGGATATAAGAATTGAATAGTTTTTAGAATAAAAATGATAATTTTTAAAAAAATAGGTATGGTGATTGAATTGAATGAACAGACCATTAATGAAATATTTAACAAATTAAAAAGCAAGGAACTCAATGAGTTTTTTGTTAAAAAAGAAGACTTTTTACCAGTTCGCAAAGTATTGGTTAATCGTGATGATTTTAAGCACATTCGGGGTATAGCTCTTAGGGGGGGAGATGTAATGTATCAGTATACGGATGATCCCAGAAGTTAGAAACCGTGTCTAAATAAATAATATGCAAAATTTTTGAATTTTAACAAAATATTTTGATTTATGTGACAAAATACCTATATTTCCTCCGAAACAAGTTGTACAATAATTCTAAAAGCCTAAGAGGTGACAAGCATGAATTTGTTCGATACTCAAGAGGAGCTTTTATATTTAATTGAAAATAAGCGGAGTGAAATGGTGTTAGTAGCGTCTAGAACAGGATTTTTAAGCCATCAGACTTTAAAAACGAGTAAAGAACTAGATGAATTGCTTAATCTACATTACCAATTATGGGGAATTTGACTATTTTGTAGTGTTATTTAATCGTAACACTACTTTATTATTATTAAGGAAATTTCTATTTAGAAATTGTAGCCGAACATGCGATTCCGATTTTTTGTATAGTTTGTGAAATAATGTACAAATGAAAGCGTTTAATAAATTGAATATTTTATATACGTGAAAATATGCACATTTTTATTGTCGAAACATGCGTAGAAATGCTATTCTTTCAATTAGAGATGTGGAATGTCAGACAACTTAAAATCATTCATTTGTTTTTATAAAAGTTATACATGAATAACAAGTTTGAGGAAAAAATAAGTAAAGTTATTGGTGTCTCAAAGTACTATTTATTTGTTTTAAAGATATTTATGGCTTTTTAGGTAAATCCTCGAATTATTTTAAGTTTAAAATTGGACGCATTTTTCATCTTCACAAAATGCAATTAGAAAAGGAGTAGGATTATACAATGGTTGAAAAACAATATAAGGTAACTGCAGATACAGGTATTCATGCTCGCCCAGCAACACTTTTAGTACAAGCTGCGGGTAAATTCAATTCAGATATTCAGCTTGAATATAAAGGCAAAAAGGTAAACTTAAAATCCATTATGGGTGTAATGTCTTTAGGAATCGGTCAAGGTGCAGAAATTAAAATCATTGCAGAGGGCAATGATGAGAAAGAAGCGGTACAAAGCTTAGAAGATACATTAAAAAAAGAAGGTCTAGCTGAATAATGAGTTCATTAATCGGAATTGCGGCGTCAAGTGGGATTGCAATCGCAAAAGCATATCGTTTGGTTGAGCCAGACCTTTCTTTCAGTAAGAAAACTGTTGAAGATTCTAATATGGAAATTGAACGTTTTCGAGCTGCAATAGCAAAAGCCAAACAAGAGCTTGAGCAAATTCGTGACCGTGCTCATCATGAATTAGGTGCTGATAAAGCAGCTATTTTTGAAGCACATCTTCTTGTGTTAAGTGACCCAGAACTTTTGAATCCGATTGAAGAAAATATTAAGACTGAAAAGATTAATGCTGAATCGGCTTTAAAAGATACTGCAGACATGTTCATCACATTATTTGAGCAAATGGATAATGAGTATATGAAAGAACGTGCAGCTGATATTCGCGATGTAACCAAGCGGGTACTTGCACATCTTTTAAAAGTGGACCTTGTTAACCCAAGTATGATTTCGGAAGAAGTTATTATTGTTGCTGAAGATTTAACACCTTCAGATACGGCTCAGTTAAATCGTAAATTTGTAAAAGGGTTTACAACGAATATTGGTGGTCGAACATCTCATTCAGCCATCATGGCACGTTCAATGGAAATTCCAGCTGTTGTTGGAGCAAAAACGGCAACTGAGGAAATTAACAACGGGGATCTAGTCATAGTTGATGGTCTAAGTGGAGAAGTTCATATTAACCCATCCGATGACGTGGTGAAGCAATTCGAGAAAAAACACGCAGATTATGAAGTGCAAAAAGCAGAGTGGGCAAAGCTTGTTAATGAAAAGACCATGACTGCAGATGGACACCATGTTGAATTAGCCGCAAATATTGGTACACCAAATGATCTAGTTGGTGTTAAAAATAACGGTGGTGAAGGTGTTGGCCTTTATCGAACAGAATTCCTTTACATGGGCAGAGATCAACTTCCTACAGAAGAAGAGCAATATACTGCTTATAAGGCTGTTTTAGAGGGTATGGAAGGAAAACCTGTCGTTGTACGTACACTTGATATCGGTGGAGATAAAGAACTCCCATACTTAAGTTTACCAAAAGAAATGAACCCATTTCTTGGTTTCCGGGCCATTCGTTTATGCCTAGAGGAACAAGGGATGTTCCGTACTCAATTAAGAGCATTATTAAGAGCAAGTACTGCCGGAAATTTAAAAATTATGTTCCCAATGATTGCGACACTTGATGAATTCCGTCAAGCAAAAGCAGTTCTGGAAGAGGAAAAGCAAAAATTAGTGAATGAGGGTATCACTGTTTCTAACACAATTGAAGTGGGAATCATGGTGGAAATTCCGTCAACAGCTATTCTTGCCGACCAATTTGCTAAAGAAGTTGATTTCTTTAGTATTGGAACAAATGATTTAATTCAGTACACTATGGCAGCGGACCGTATGAATGAACGCGTTTCCTACTTGTATCAGCCATATAGCCCATCCATTCTTCGCCTTGTGAAAATGGTTATTGATGCTTCACATAAAGAAGGTAAGTGGACAGGTATGTGTGGTGAAATGGCTGGAGACGAAATGGCGATTCCAGTCCTACTTGGTTTAGGATTAGATGAGTTTTCAATGAGTGCAACGTCGATCTTAAAAGCACGTTCACTTATAAGTCGCCTTAACAAGTCAGATATGGAAAATTTAGCAGTTGAAGTTCTACAAATGAGTACAACCTCACAATCCATTGCAGCAATTGAAAAAGCTACAGCTAAATAAGTGAAATGTTTAGAAGCCGACTAGAAGTAGTTGGCTTTTTTTTTTGAAGAAGTGTTTATACTGTAAAAAATACGGAAATGGTAGACATAAAAGGGTGATTTTGGATGAAAAACAAAGTTATTTCATGTCTACTGCTATTCTTGCTGCTTTCACAAATTACAGGGTGCACTTCTTTTTCAAATCAAATTATTGCTAACAAGTATGCAGAAGCGGTGCTGACAAAAAATAATGAGCTAGAATTTCGTTTAAAAATCAATAATCGCCTCTTACATTCTGATCAACCTTATAAAGTTAAAGTAAGTATTCACAATCATCAATTGGCGACCGCATTAGGTACAAATGAGATTATTTATGGCGAAGATATCGTTTATTCAGGAGAATATTTAGAGGCAAATGAATCAGATCAACAAGCAATTTACATTACCCCAATCACACTTAAACTGGATCTTCACCCGTTTGAAATTGAGAGAATGATAGTGGATGATCGAGCAATTTCCATTGAGGTTTTTAATGACCAACAGGTTTTAGGGAAAGCCTTTTTAACAAACTTTTCAACACAGCTTTAAACTATTAACAAAAAGAATTGTAAAATTCTCTTAAAGATAAAATACTGTTAAAATGAAAGGAGATGGAAAAAAGAGAGGAGTTTTAGATGATGTTTCAACCGACAAACACAGTAATTGGTTTTATCGGAACAGGAGTTATGGGGAATAGTATGGCAGGTCATTTATTATCTGCAGGGTATTCATTAATTATTTATACAAGATCAAAAGAAAAGGCAGAAATGTTGCTTCAAAAGGGTGCAAATTGGGCAAATACACCAAAAGAAGTAGCAGAAAAAGCCAATGTAATTTTCACAATGGTGGGCTATCCATCTGATGTGGAAGAGGTATATTTAGGAGAAGACGGGTTAATCACTAACGGAAAAGAAAATACATATTTACTTGATATGACTACTTCAACTCCCTCATTAGCTGTTAAAATTCAGCATGAGGCAAGTAAAAAGGGAATTCATGCTTTGGATGCACCAGTTTCCGGTGGAGATATTGGGGCCAAAGAAGCCCGCCTTTCGATTATGGTGGGCGGAAATGATGAAGATTTTCAAAAAGTTGAGCCTCTTCTACAATTATTAGGAACAAATATCGTCTATCAAGGCAAAGCCGGTTCAGGGCAACATACAAAAATGTGTAATCAAATTACTATTGCTTCCAATATGATTGGTGTATGTGAAGCGTTAGTTTATGCTAGAGAAGCTGGGCTTGATCCAGAGTTAGTATTAAAAAGCATTTCATCTGGGGCTGCCGGGAGTTGGTCTTTATCCAATTTAGGACCACGGATGATCGCTGGTGATTTTGCACCAGGGTTCTATATTAAACATTTTATTAAGGATATGAATATTGCTTTGCAAGAAGCTGAACAAATGGGATTAGAGGTTCCTGGTTTAGCGTTAGCTAGGTCATTATATGGAAAATTGGTTGATCAAGGAGAAGAAAATAGCGGGACTCAAGCACTTTATAAATATTGGAGCAATTAAAGTTTTTTTTACGGAAAGGTTTACCATGAATGATTATTCCCTAGAAATCGAAAATAAGAGTGAAAGATTAGAAAGGGGATATTGTTCATGGCAAAAAGAAATAAAAAGAATGATCCGCAGCAGAAAAACAAAAAAGGGTTTGATTCAGCAGTTTTAAATGAAGAGTTTGCACATGAAATGGGAAGTGCGGCAACCAACAAAATTCATAAAGATAAAGCAAAAAAAGAAAAAGCCTCAAAAAATAATGGCGAATATAAGGGATAAATAAGAAAAACAAAAGGGTCGGACTTCCTTTAGTATCAACCTAATATAGATAATTCTATATTAGGCTGTCAGAGGGTCTGACCCTTTCCAATTATTTTAAGATAGATGTTCCCTAACATACGATTCTAACCTGTTTAATCCTTCTTCAAGCGTTTCTTGTGAATATGCATAAGAAATACGGAAATATCCTTCACCAAGCTGTGAAAAAGCACTACCTGGAACAACTGCAACCTTTGATTCATGAACCAATGATAGAGCAAAATCAAAAGAATTCAGCTTAGTAGGAGGATTTTTTACAAAGAAATAAAATCCACCATCTGGTTTGATGACTTCAAGGTTCATGTTTTGAAGCCGGTTATGTACATAATCTCTTCGTTTTTGATATTCTATTTTCATTGGGAGGGCATCATTAATACCTACTGTTAGCGCTTCAAGAGCTGCCATTTGCGAAATAGAGCTTGCACAGGTAACGTTGTACTGGTGAACCTTAATAATATGTTTAGCTATCCCCTCAGGGGCAAATAGCATGCCAATTCTCCAACCAGTCATTGAATGAGATTTAGATAGTCCATTTATGACAATTGTTTTTTCCTTCGCGTATTTGGCAATCGAAGTATGGGGTCTTTCAAATGATAATTCACTATAAATTTCGTCTGCTAAAATAAATATATTTCGGTCTTTGATTAACTCGGAAATTTCTCTTAACTCCTCTTCAGTTAAACTGACCCCAGTTGGATTTGAGGGGTAGGGGAGGACAATGCACCGAGTTTTTTCAGTAATGTATGGTTCGATTAATTTAGCTGTAAATCTAAATTGATTTTTCCGAATATCAGCGAATACAGGAGTAGCCTCACATAAGCGGATAATCGGTTCATAACCTGGATAGACAGGTCCTGGTAAAATGACTTCAGTTCCCTTATCTAAAATGGTTCGGAAGGCGACATCGATTGCTTCGCTTGCGCCGGTAGTGATTATTACTTCTGTTTCTGGGCTATATGAAATACCATATTTTTCTTGATAAAAATTTGCAGCTGCCTGACGTAGTTGAATGGTACCGGCATTATGAGTATAAGATGTAAAATTCTCATCAATTGCTTTTTTTGCTGCCTCTTTAACATGATTTGGCGTAGGGAAATCTGGTTGTCCAATGGTTAGCGAGATCATATCTTTCGTATCAGCAACCATATTAAAAAATTTTCTGATTCCTGATATTTCAATTTCTTTTACGTTTCTGTTGATTAATTGATCCAAAATTTTTCATCCTTCCGATAAGGTTATTCACTATTTTACCATGTTCCCAGAAATCGATGTCTATTAAATACAATATAATAAAAGTAGCACAAAAGTGGAAGAATGGGATATATTTGAAAAGGGATGGGGGTGTCACCGTGATTCGAACATGTGCAATAAAAGATGATAACATAATTTACGATATTCCCATAACAGAAATTAAGCAAACAGACATAAAATGGTTTTGGGTAGATTTTGTTAATCCAACAGATCAAGAGGCCAGTTTATTGAAAAGTTTTTTTAAATTTCATCCTTTGGCAATAGAAGATTGCTTAGATGAATTCACCCAACGCCCGAAGCTTGATTTTTACGAAAACTACATTTTTATAGTAGCCCATGCTATCAATCAAGAATCCCTTAAACCGTACGAGGTAGATTTGTTTGTTGGGGACCAATTTATTGTGACCTACCAAGAAAGACCTGTTCGTGACTTGAATAATTTATGGGATCGTATGAAAAAAGATAAAAGTCTCATGCAGGGACCATTTTTTATTATGCATGCAATTATAGATCGGCTTGTTGATGATTATTTTGCACCCGTTTATCAGATAGAGGAGCTGCTAAATTCGATTGAAGATAATTCTAATCAAGAGAGTGTCCAAGTGCTAATCAAAAAATTATTCGATATTCGTTCTGACTTATCTAAGCTCAGAAGAACGATCCTGCCGATGAGCGATTTACTCTATAGAATAATCCATTCAGAACGATTAAATCATTTGAAGGAACAAAAACTATATTTTTATGATGTTCAAGACCATTTATTAAGACTAGTCGAAATGTTAGAATCATATCGTGATTTTTCTTCAGATATTCGCGATAGCTATTTGTCGGTGAATTCTAATACAATGAACAGTATCATGATGACGTTAACCGTTATTACGACGATTTTTATGCCTCTCACGTTTATAGTAGGGGTTTATGGGATGAATTTTGTACATATGCCTGAGCTCCAATGGAAGTATGGTTATTTTATTATTTTAGGTCTAATGGGTTTAGTAGCCCTTCTTATGTTTTATTATTTCCGTTCTAAAGGTTGGTTTACCATTGGAAAAGTGAACGAACGTAAAAAGAGAAAAATAAATTTAAAATAAAAACCTCTTGGAGAAATCCAAGAGGTTCAATGGTTTCTTATTTATTGTGTAGCTTCAGCCTCTGAGGAGCCACTTCCATTCCGTTTTCTTAGTAACCGTATGCCCAGTCAACTTCTTCTGCATGCCAAAACACTGGAGAAATTGCTCCAAAATCCACCATTTTGTTTTCCACTTGGCAATTGCAGTGTTCGCACCCGCATTGTTCCTTAAGAGTTTCATAAACTATGTGATCAACGTTTTCAATAATTGTGACTTTTTGATTCGGTTGAAATAGGATGGCTGTTCCTTTCATCAAATATCTCTCCTTGTTAATGTATTGAACATAAACGATATGTGAACATGACATTATCAACTCACTTGGAAAATTGTTCCGATTTCCTCTTTATGCTTGTATTGTATTCCTGTTTGTTAGAAAGGTCTAGGTGGTAGTGGCAACGTTCACAAAACTATCGATAATTGTTAAAAAAATCACAGAAATAGTATCAAGATGTTGCTAAATAGTGAAAACGACCAATTACATTAAGATAAAAAAACGGGCGAACAGGACATAGGTCCATTGTTTCACCCGTTTTTTTGGAAATCCCTTTAATGTAAAAGCTTGTCCAAAACGATTATGCCTGAAAGAAAGATGATAAGATTTTAAAAATAACTTTCGCCTAGTCTTTTAAATTGAGGTTTTTGATTTTGCCGAGGCTTATTTTTTTCCGGACCTTCATTCTCACGTATACCGGTGTATGATTGTAATAATTGTTTGGCAACGGTTAATGGAAGTCTTGTTTTCGGATTCTTAACTTGGTCATCTAACTTTCCTAAGTGGGGGAGATGGGTGAAATCTTCTTTTGATGGGGGAATATGAAAAGAATAATTTCCACTTACAACTAACACATCAGATTGCTGTTGACTAAGCCTTGGGTTTGCTGAAAAATGAAGGCCAACTTTTTTTGCCTTTCCTTCACGGAGCATCTTCTTTAAAGCTTCATGTTTTAACTTATACAAATACTTTGGGTTTGGGGCTGTTTTTGCATGCCGATTAACAATGAAGATCGCTTGCGAGAGGTTTTCAACTGTCGGTATCAGTTTTTGAGGGTTAATACTTCCCAGGGTCAATGTAATAATCTCCTTTCAAAGAGTATATCTTATTATAACCTTTTTATAGGTCAAAGGGAATGCCATTTCATTTGACCTATAAAAAAGGAAGCAGCTAATGCTTCCTTTTGGGTAAATGGTTGGAAATAAACAGAAAAATAAATCGGAACCTCTATCTTAAATCCTTTTAATATGGTCGTATTGGACCGGGGTATCCACCATATCCATAGGGACTTGGAAATGGTGGATAGGCCGGATAAGGTGGATATGGCGGTGGATAATAGGGACGATTAAATAAAAAAGGACTAGCAGCTAATCCTAAAACAGAACCTGCGACGAACGGAAGTAATCCGAAACCGAAAAAACGTTCATCTTGATAGTGCTGTACTGCACCACGTGGATAGTAGGCATAATCATAATTCACTTAGTTTTCCTCCTCAGCGAAACTTGGCTTTTCATGTTATTGTATGGCAACCATCTATGAATGAGCCTGTCAGAGGAGGTTGAGTTCTTAAGAAAGAGTCAATTAACCTTTGGCCGCTAACTGAAATATAGTTAATTCAGGATGTGATAAAAAGCGAAAAGGAAGCCTGGTTGTCCCTATCCCCCTATTTACATATAGGGTTAATTTTTGAGATTGATTTTTAATTTCGTAAAAGCCTTCAGTGTATTTCTCAGCAAAAGGTGGCGTGACCAATGCACCAAAAAATGGGATTTTGATTTGACCTCCATGGCTATGTCCACTTAATTGTAATTCAATCCCATAAGAAAGAGCTTGATCAGCTAAATCTGGTGCATGGCTTAATAATATTTTATAAGAATAATCTGGAATATCTGCTAGAGCTTGTTCAAGATTTGGTTTGCCAAGCATGGCATCATCTAAGCCAATAATATAGATCAAACTTCCATCTAATAGCTTGACTGCTCTATAATCATTTTGGAGTATTGTAAAACCGGATTGACTCATTATTGATTGGAAAATATCGGAGCCATAACCACCATGATCATGATTTCCATATACACAAAATTTTCCTAAGGGGGCTTTTAAACTGCTCAAAAGAGGTGTGATCTTTGATTGATGTTCATACTGATTAGGTGCATCCATCAAATCTCCAGTAAAGAAAATGATATCTGGTGCGATAGCGTCTATTTTTGAGATTAATTTTTCAAGCTGATTAAGATTATATTGGAATCCAAGATGGGTATCGCTAAATTGAACTATTTTACAGCCATCAAACCCAACAGGAATATGAGGGTGTTCAATCATATGCTCTGTTATTTTCAGCATCCGTGTTTCTATATCTCGAGCATAATAATAGATGCCAGTACCTGACCCCAATGTAATCATTCCAAACTGTAGAAACCTCTTTAAGAAAAATCTTCTAGAAACCTTTTTAAGCATAATAATACTCCCATTCGGATTCGATATTCATATTTATTTCAGGAATAAAATGAATCGAGATAGAGGTTATTTACATGATTGCCGTCAATTAATATATACTTGTCAACTGTAAACAATATGTATGAAAAACAAACATCGGACTGTTGAAAGGTAGCTTTTCTATAAATAAAAAACCTCACTAAAAAAGTGAGGTGAAATAAAGATTAATGGTAACTTATCGCCCTGGATTTAAGGGCTAGCCATGATGTATGGAATTGTTGCTTATCAACTGCATGCTGTTTTTTTCCTGCCAAGGGGTCATTTATATACACGAATTTTTCATCAAAGCCTACTAATACGACTGCATGCAAATCAAGCGGCGTGTGAATGATTTGATTGCCGTGTAACCAAGACTCTGGGCGATCTGGCAGACGGAAATCACCAGTGGTCCAAACAACAACGGGATACCCATGTGCAACATGCTTTAAAACCTCATCAAAGCTCTGATTGGTTAAATTCACAGCCCTGTCGGGTAAGTAGTCATTGACCAAGTCTTCCATGGGTTGGTCAAATACGGCATAACCAGCAGTTTTTCCAGTCATATCCCCCACAAAGCCATCGTTAGGATTCCCCCATCTTATGATGTCACCTGACCTTGATCTTTGAATAGCATCAGGATCTTTCTTGATTTTAGAAAATAGCTCCATTTTATTTGTATTAACACCAGCAAATTGAAGCATCATCGTCAGACTGGTGACCTCACAGCCATATTTTAATTCAGGATTTTGCTTAATTAATGGGACATCCAAAAGGAATTTTTTTGCTTGATTTGAGGATGAATTATTGACCTGAGTTGACGGGATAATTGGACTTTGAGCTATTGGTTTAAATTTGGTAGCTATTCCGTTGTCATGAGATGATTCGGCGAAATTTGCATGACTGTACCCGAGCAACGGTAAAAGGATGACCACAAAACATGTTTTTCGCATTTTGATATCTTCCTTTCGATTTCCGGCTCTATATTATATTTTGATTTTCAATCTGCTTTTATGATGGTATTATGTTGCCAACGAAGTTTTATAATAAAAGGTTTTTTTTGGAGGTTTAAGTGAATGGACGCATTGGATATCATAACTGATTTAGATAATGTTATCCCTTTTTTTCAACCGATATTCAGTGCAGACGAGCATCGTGTAATTGGCTACGAAATTTTGGGGAGATATAGAGGAAAGACAGAGATAGAGTCTTTAGGTCCTTTTTTTCTTGATGATCAAATACCTGACGAATATCGACTTGAAGTGGATAATACGGTTTTGACAAAGGCTTTAGAAATGGCAGTTGATCTGGAAAAGGACGTCTTGTTATTTATCAATCGCGATGCAAATATCCTCATGCATGATCATGGGGAACAATTTTTACAGCTGCTAATGCAATACCAGGAAAAAGGAATTTCAATGAATCGGATCGTCTTAGAGATTTCCGAGCGTAATTATAAAGGTCCATTTGATCATTTAGATCATTTGTTAAACTATTATCGGACATATGGAATGAAATTGGCAATAGATAAGGTAGCGAACGATAGTAGCCATTTAGATCGAATCGGTGAACTAGCACCTGATATCATAAAAGTGGATTTACAAGCATTAAGATCAACCGGGACAGGTCCTGCATTTCAGGATGTTTTATATTCGTTATCTCTCTTGGCTCGTAAAATAGGGGCAACCCTTTTATTTGAAAACGTTGAAATGGTATT of the Bacillus sp. 1NLA3E genome contains:
- a CDS encoding phosphocarrier protein HPr — encoded protein: MVEKQYKVTADTGIHARPATLLVQAAGKFNSDIQLEYKGKKVNLKSIMGVMSLGIGQGAEIKIIAEGNDEKEAVQSLEDTLKKEGLAE
- a CDS encoding CPBP family intramembrane glutamic endopeptidase — its product is MAHLLMFFTFHNKVVFWYFFTATMLLLICFVVAKDKLDDKLSVFKYLFTGIVSGALLFGLFWIGNQFIELIHIPVSNQISALYKRFGPHMFWQYLALILIVVPGEEIFWRGFVQKRLVNYLSTGGSIIVSAIMYSSVHLYSGQFMLPFAALTAGLLWGWLYAWRRSIPLVIVSHLVFDLFLFVLLPFR
- a CDS encoding C39 family peptidase; translation: MRKTCFVVILLPLLGYSHANFAESSHDNGIATKFKPIAQSPIIPSTQVNNSSSNQAKKFLLDVPLIKQNPELKYGCEVTSLTMMLQFAGVNTNKMELFSKIKKDPDAIQRSRSGDIIRWGNPNDGFVGDMTGKTAGYAVFDQPMEDLVNDYLPDRAVNLTNQSFDEVLKHVAHGYPVVVWTTGDFRLPDRPESWLHGNQIIHTPLDLHAVVLVGFDEKFVYINDPLAGKKQHAVDKQQFHTSWLALKSRAISYH
- the ptsP gene encoding phosphoenolpyruvate--protein phosphotransferase, with translation MSSLIGIAASSGIAIAKAYRLVEPDLSFSKKTVEDSNMEIERFRAAIAKAKQELEQIRDRAHHELGADKAAIFEAHLLVLSDPELLNPIEENIKTEKINAESALKDTADMFITLFEQMDNEYMKERAADIRDVTKRVLAHLLKVDLVNPSMISEEVIIVAEDLTPSDTAQLNRKFVKGFTTNIGGRTSHSAIMARSMEIPAVVGAKTATEEINNGDLVIVDGLSGEVHINPSDDVVKQFEKKHADYEVQKAEWAKLVNEKTMTADGHHVELAANIGTPNDLVGVKNNGGEGVGLYRTEFLYMGRDQLPTEEEQYTAYKAVLEGMEGKPVVVRTLDIGGDKELPYLSLPKEMNPFLGFRAIRLCLEEQGMFRTQLRALLRASTAGNLKIMFPMIATLDEFRQAKAVLEEEKQKLVNEGITVSNTIEVGIMVEIPSTAILADQFAKEVDFFSIGTNDLIQYTMAADRMNERVSYLYQPYSPSILRLVKMVIDASHKEGKWTGMCGEMAGDEMAIPVLLGLGLDEFSMSATSILKARSLISRLNKSDMENLAVEVLQMSTTSQSIAAIEKATAK
- a CDS encoding YkyB family protein codes for the protein MGSINPQKLIPTVENLSQAIFIVNRHAKTAPNPKYLYKLKHEALKKMLREGKAKKVGLHFSANPRLSQQQSDVLVVSGNYSFHIPPSKEDFTHLPHLGKLDDQVKNPKTRLPLTVAKQLLQSYTGIRENEGPEKNKPRQNQKPQFKRLGESYF
- a CDS encoding aspartyl-phosphate phosphatase Spo0E family protein, producing MNLFDTQEELLYLIENKRSEMVLVASRTGFLSHQTLKTSKELDELLNLHYQLWGI
- a CDS encoding YkvS family protein; translation: MKRAQVGNVIEFREGLQGIVEKVNENSVIVDLTYMDNYLDLELDQRTVVNHKNYKIIKESAI
- a CDS encoding metallophosphoesterase: MLKKVSRRFFLKRFLQFGMITLGSGTGIYYYARDIETRMLKITEHMIEHPHIPVGFDGCKIVQFSDTHLGFQYNLNQLEKLISKIDAIAPDIIFFTGDLMDAPNQYEHQSKITPLLSSLKAPLGKFCVYGNHDHGGYGSDIFQSIMSQSGFTILQNDYRAVKLLDGSLIYIIGLDDAMLGKPNLEQALADIPDYSYKILLSHAPDLADQALSYGIELQLSGHSHGGQIKIPFFGALVTPPFAEKYTEGFYEIKNQSQKLTLYVNRGIGTTRLPFRFLSHPELTIFQLAAKG
- a CDS encoding aminotransferase A; the protein is MDQLINRNVKEIEISGIRKFFNMVADTKDMISLTIGQPDFPTPNHVKEAAKKAIDENFTSYTHNAGTIQLRQAAANFYQEKYGISYSPETEVIITTGASEAIDVAFRTILDKGTEVILPGPVYPGYEPIIRLCEATPVFADIRKNQFRFTAKLIEPYITEKTRCIVLPYPSNPTGVSLTEEELREISELIKDRNIFILADEIYSELSFERPHTSIAKYAKEKTIVINGLSKSHSMTGWRIGMLFAPEGIAKHIIKVHQYNVTCASSISQMAALEALTVGINDALPMKIEYQKRRDYVHNRLQNMNLEVIKPDGGFYFFVKNPPTKLNSFDFALSLVHESKVAVVPGSAFSQLGEGYFRISYAYSQETLEEGLNRLESYVREHLS
- the corA gene encoding magnesium/cobalt transporter CorA — encoded protein: MIRTCAIKDDNIIYDIPITEIKQTDIKWFWVDFVNPTDQEASLLKSFFKFHPLAIEDCLDEFTQRPKLDFYENYIFIVAHAINQESLKPYEVDLFVGDQFIVTYQERPVRDLNNLWDRMKKDKSLMQGPFFIMHAIIDRLVDDYFAPVYQIEELLNSIEDNSNQESVQVLIKKLFDIRSDLSKLRRTILPMSDLLYRIIHSERLNHLKEQKLYFYDVQDHLLRLVEMLESYRDFSSDIRDSYLSVNSNTMNSIMMTLTVITTIFMPLTFIVGVYGMNFVHMPELQWKYGYFIILGLMGLVALLMFYYFRSKGWFTIGKVNERKKRKINLK
- a CDS encoding NAD(P)-dependent oxidoreductase; amino-acid sequence: MFQPTNTVIGFIGTGVMGNSMAGHLLSAGYSLIIYTRSKEKAEMLLQKGANWANTPKEVAEKANVIFTMVGYPSDVEEVYLGEDGLITNGKENTYLLDMTTSTPSLAVKIQHEASKKGIHALDAPVSGGDIGAKEARLSIMVGGNDEDFQKVEPLLQLLGTNIVYQGKAGSGQHTKMCNQITIASNMIGVCEALVYAREAGLDPELVLKSISSGAAGSWSLSNLGPRMIAGDFAPGFYIKHFIKDMNIALQEAEQMGLEVPGLALARSLYGKLVDQGEENSGTQALYKYWSN